One genomic region from Zalophus californianus isolate mZalCal1 chromosome 2, mZalCal1.pri.v2, whole genome shotgun sequence encodes:
- the SPRY1 gene encoding protein sprouty homolog 1 isoform X1, producing the protein MGLSEKDFRCMPGSTDCQNSRSLHMDPQNQHGSGSSLVVIQQPTLDSRQRLDYEREIQPAAILSLDQIKAIRGSNEYTEGPSVVKRPAPRTAPRQEKHERTHEIIPVNVNNNYEHRPTSHLGHAGLSNNARGPILSRSTSTGSAASSGSNSSASSEQGLLGRSPPTRPVPGNRSERAIRTQPKQLIVDDLKGSLKEDLTQHKFICEQCGKCKCGECTAPRTLPSCLACNHQCLCSAESMVEYGTCMCLVKGIFYHCSNDDEGDSYSDNPCSCSQSHCCSRYLCMGAMSLFLPCLLCYPPAKGCLKLCRGCYDWIHRPGCRCKNSNTVYCKLESCPSRGQGKPS; encoded by the exons ATGGGATTGTCCGAAAAG gATTTCAGATGCATGCCAGGTTCCACTGATTGCCAGAATTCGAGATCACTACACATGGATCCCCAAAATCAACATGGCAGTGGCAGTTCATTAGTTGTGATCCAGCAGCCTACATTGGATAGCCGTCAGAGGTTAGACTATGAGAGAGAAATTCAGCCTGCTGCTATTTTGTCTTTAGACCAGATCAAGGCCATCAGAGGCAGTAACGAATACACAGAAGGGCCATCTGTGGTGAAAAGACCTGCTCCTCGAACAGCACCAAGACAAGAAAAGCATGAAAGGACTCATGAAATCATACCAGTTAATGTGAATAACAACTATGAGCATAGGCCTACAAGCCACCTGGGACATGCAGGACTCTCAAATAATGCCAGAGGCCCCATTTTGAGCAGATCGACCAGCACTGGAAGTGCAGCCAGTTCTGGGAGCAACAGCAGTGCCTCTTCTGAGCAGGGACTGTTAGGAAGGTCACCACCAACCAGACCAGTCCCTGGGAATAGGTCTGAAAGGGCAATCCGGACCCAGCCCAAGCAATTGATTGTGGATGACTTGAAGGGTTCCTTGAAAGAGGACCTGACACAGCACAAATTTATTTGTGAACAGTGTGGGAAGTGCAAGTGTGGAGAATGCACagctcccaggaccctgccatCCTGTTTGGCCTGCAATCATCAGTGCCTTTGCTCTGCTGAGAGCATGGTGGAATATGGAACCTGCATGTGCTTAGTCAAGGGCATCTTCTACCACTGCTCCAATGATGATGAAGGGGATTCTTACTCGGATAATCCTTGCTCCTGTTCACAGTCCCACTGCTGCTCTAGGTACCTGTGTATGGGAGCCATGTCTCTGTTTTTACCTTGCTTACTCTGTTATCCTCCTGCTAAGGGATGCCTGAAACTGTGCAGGGGGTGTTATGACTGGATCCATCGCCCAGGATGCAGATGTAAGAACTCCAACACTGTCTATTGTAAGCTGGAGAGCTGCCCCTCCAGGGGTCAGGGTAAACCATCATGA
- the SPRY1 gene encoding protein sprouty homolog 1 isoform X2, which translates to MPGSTDCQNSRSLHMDPQNQHGSGSSLVVIQQPTLDSRQRLDYEREIQPAAILSLDQIKAIRGSNEYTEGPSVVKRPAPRTAPRQEKHERTHEIIPVNVNNNYEHRPTSHLGHAGLSNNARGPILSRSTSTGSAASSGSNSSASSEQGLLGRSPPTRPVPGNRSERAIRTQPKQLIVDDLKGSLKEDLTQHKFICEQCGKCKCGECTAPRTLPSCLACNHQCLCSAESMVEYGTCMCLVKGIFYHCSNDDEGDSYSDNPCSCSQSHCCSRYLCMGAMSLFLPCLLCYPPAKGCLKLCRGCYDWIHRPGCRCKNSNTVYCKLESCPSRGQGKPS; encoded by the coding sequence ATGCCAGGTTCCACTGATTGCCAGAATTCGAGATCACTACACATGGATCCCCAAAATCAACATGGCAGTGGCAGTTCATTAGTTGTGATCCAGCAGCCTACATTGGATAGCCGTCAGAGGTTAGACTATGAGAGAGAAATTCAGCCTGCTGCTATTTTGTCTTTAGACCAGATCAAGGCCATCAGAGGCAGTAACGAATACACAGAAGGGCCATCTGTGGTGAAAAGACCTGCTCCTCGAACAGCACCAAGACAAGAAAAGCATGAAAGGACTCATGAAATCATACCAGTTAATGTGAATAACAACTATGAGCATAGGCCTACAAGCCACCTGGGACATGCAGGACTCTCAAATAATGCCAGAGGCCCCATTTTGAGCAGATCGACCAGCACTGGAAGTGCAGCCAGTTCTGGGAGCAACAGCAGTGCCTCTTCTGAGCAGGGACTGTTAGGAAGGTCACCACCAACCAGACCAGTCCCTGGGAATAGGTCTGAAAGGGCAATCCGGACCCAGCCCAAGCAATTGATTGTGGATGACTTGAAGGGTTCCTTGAAAGAGGACCTGACACAGCACAAATTTATTTGTGAACAGTGTGGGAAGTGCAAGTGTGGAGAATGCACagctcccaggaccctgccatCCTGTTTGGCCTGCAATCATCAGTGCCTTTGCTCTGCTGAGAGCATGGTGGAATATGGAACCTGCATGTGCTTAGTCAAGGGCATCTTCTACCACTGCTCCAATGATGATGAAGGGGATTCTTACTCGGATAATCCTTGCTCCTGTTCACAGTCCCACTGCTGCTCTAGGTACCTGTGTATGGGAGCCATGTCTCTGTTTTTACCTTGCTTACTCTGTTATCCTCCTGCTAAGGGATGCCTGAAACTGTGCAGGGGGTGTTATGACTGGATCCATCGCCCAGGATGCAGATGTAAGAACTCCAACACTGTCTATTGTAAGCTGGAGAGCTGCCCCTCCAGGGGTCAGGGTAAACCATCATGA